One Cohnella candidum genomic region harbors:
- a CDS encoding response regulator, giving the protein MESKTAVRKIKVLLADDHQLFREGLKRILNMESDLEVIGECGDGIQVLEFCNRYKPDVVLLDINMPIENGVIATERLRDIFPDIKVIILSIHDDESYVFETLRKGATGYLLKDMEAESLINAIRTVAEGHAYIHPKVTGKLINQLRRMTYLDEIGATSGAAASRETVTKFIPRGNNPLTRREAEVLKLMAEGKSNKTIGENLFISEKTVKNHVSSILQKMEVDDRTQAVINSIKYGWVTL; this is encoded by the coding sequence ATGGAAAGTAAGACGGCGGTTCGCAAGATCAAGGTGCTGCTTGCCGACGATCATCAGCTGTTCCGCGAAGGGCTGAAGAGGATTCTGAACATGGAGTCCGATCTTGAAGTCATCGGGGAATGCGGCGACGGCATTCAAGTACTCGAGTTTTGCAACCGGTACAAGCCAGACGTCGTGCTGCTTGACATCAACATGCCGATCGAAAACGGGGTGATCGCGACCGAGCGGCTGCGGGACATTTTCCCGGATATTAAAGTGATTATCCTTTCCATCCATGACGACGAGAGCTATGTTTTCGAAACCCTTCGCAAGGGCGCGACGGGGTATCTGCTGAAGGACATGGAGGCGGAATCGCTCATCAACGCGATCCGCACCGTAGCGGAGGGACATGCCTACATCCACCCCAAAGTGACGGGCAAGCTGATCAACCAGCTCCGCCGCATGACGTATTTGGATGAGATCGGGGCGACCTCCGGAGCTGCGGCGAGCCGCGAGACGGTGACCAAATTCATCCCCCGCGGCAACAATCCGCTCACCCGCCGGGAAGCGGAAGTGCTCAAGCTGATGGCCGAGGGCAAAAGCAACAAAACGATCGGCGAAAACCTGTTCATCAGCGAGAAAACGGTCAAAAACCACGTCAGCAGCATTCTCCAGAAAATGGAGGTCGACGACCGCACGCAAGCCGTCATCAACTCGATCAAATACGGTTGGGTGACGCTGTAA
- a CDS encoding DEAD/DEAH box helicase codes for MRATLYEVVWFSGRKLAGMSVCWEVDFHYWTSTAFRQGIHEGWGDMGRGQAEDSAQTPSEIVWLDEPLPLGMAECAVVLRNEKRRRRTREWVMNRRHGVNGHDAGNFREAYKEGRSLGEKARVAAERLQGRGYLLPEALAAFEETAAELLPVLQVAALMGSIRFTAAVAQLSGRRAAVHCRRCGSGGRQLHRTPCAACGRPECAYCEVCLTMGRCRECELLILGEALASVALAVEADDSETFKKRWKLSPAQGEAASTALQFLADRLAQRQKRHVFLLWAVTGAGKTEMMFPLLEAVLSAGGRAAVASPRRDVVLELAPRLAAAFPHVSRVVLYGGSEDKFENGALTLATTHQLIRFREAFDLIVLDEVDAFPYHNDPALHHAAAQARKKGGVTVLLSATPPVGMQRKARWGLLSHAKVSVRYHRRPLPVPKRVTIPAVSSWTGSKRRVPNTLKKTLQASIERGAQVFVFIPFIYHVGPLIRLFRGYAGDFGIRPEEVDGTSSRDPDRGTKVMAFRERTLRLLVTTTILERGVTIPKSDVFVLDADKPLFDAASLVQMAGRAGRSADDPNGSVYFAAPAWTSSQRSACRQIRGMNAFASRKGFLIKGDS; via the coding sequence ATGAGGGCCACATTATACGAGGTCGTTTGGTTTTCGGGTCGGAAATTGGCGGGGATGTCGGTTTGCTGGGAAGTGGATTTCCATTATTGGACGAGTACGGCGTTCCGGCAAGGCATTCATGAAGGTTGGGGGGACATGGGTCGTGGACAGGCCGAGGATTCGGCTCAGACTCCGTCTGAAATCGTTTGGCTGGACGAGCCGTTGCCACTGGGGATGGCTGAGTGTGCGGTGGTGTTAAGGAACGAGAAGCGGAGAAGGCGGACGCGGGAATGGGTGATGAACCGCCGGCATGGTGTCAACGGGCATGATGCCGGAAATTTCCGTGAGGCATATAAGGAGGGGCGCTCTCTTGGGGAGAAGGCGCGAGTTGCCGCAGAACGACTTCAGGGCCGCGGATATTTGCTGCCGGAGGCTTTGGCGGCTTTTGAGGAGACGGCAGCTGAGCTTTTGCCCGTATTACAAGTTGCAGCGCTGATGGGCAGCATACGGTTCACGGCCGCGGTGGCGCAGTTGTCCGGAAGGCGTGCCGCTGTGCATTGCAGGCGATGCGGAAGCGGCGGGCGGCAGTTGCATCGCACGCCATGCGCGGCATGCGGACGTCCGGAGTGCGCGTATTGCGAGGTCTGTTTGACCATGGGCCGTTGCCGGGAATGCGAGCTTTTGATTCTCGGGGAAGCTTTGGCGTCGGTGGCTTTGGCGGTGGAAGCCGATGATTCTGAGACTTTCAAGAAACGATGGAAGTTAAGTCCTGCACAAGGTGAGGCGGCTTCGACTGCATTGCAATTCCTAGCCGATAGGCTCGCGCAACGGCAGAAGAGGCATGTTTTTCTCCTATGGGCGGTGACGGGAGCCGGCAAGACGGAAATGATGTTTCCGCTGCTGGAAGCGGTTCTCTCCGCAGGCGGCCGAGCGGCGGTCGCGAGTCCTCGCCGGGATGTCGTCCTTGAGCTGGCGCCTCGGCTGGCTGCCGCCTTTCCTCATGTGAGCCGCGTCGTTCTCTATGGCGGAAGCGAGGATAAGTTCGAGAACGGAGCGCTGACGCTCGCCACGACGCATCAGTTGATTCGGTTCCGGGAAGCGTTCGACCTCATCGTACTCGACGAAGTCGATGCATTTCCCTATCATAACGATCCCGCACTTCACCATGCGGCAGCGCAGGCAAGGAAGAAAGGCGGCGTTACCGTGCTGCTGAGCGCAACTCCTCCAGTCGGCATGCAGCGGAAAGCGAGATGGGGACTGCTCTCCCATGCAAAGGTATCCGTGCGTTATCACCGAAGACCGCTCCCCGTTCCGAAACGCGTGACGATTCCTGCGGTATCGAGCTGGACGGGCAGCAAGCGCCGAGTACCAAACACCTTGAAAAAAACCCTCCAAGCCTCTATCGAACGTGGAGCGCAAGTTTTCGTCTTCATCCCGTTCATCTACCACGTGGGTCCCCTTATCAGGCTATTTCGCGGCTATGCGGGCGACTTCGGCATCCGGCCAGAGGAAGTAGACGGGACTTCCTCCCGTGACCCGGACCGGGGGACAAAGGTGATGGCTTTTCGCGAGCGGACCTTGCGTTTGCTTGTGACAACCACGATTCTGGAGCGGGGCGTAACGATTCCGAAAAGCGACGTTTTCGTGTTGGACGCGGATAAGCCTTTGTTCGATGCCGCGTCGCTCGTGCAAATGGCCGGCAGGGCAGGCCGCTCCGCGGATGACCCGAACGGGTCGGTTTATTTCGCCGCGCCGGCTTGGACCTCGTCGCAGAGAAGCGCTTGCCGGCAAATTCGCGGCATGAACGCCTTTGCGAGTCGCAAAG